The Thermomicrobiales bacterium genome has a segment encoding these proteins:
- a CDS encoding phosphatase PAP2 family protein, with protein MDDRLFHSINGFNVRYGGMDDAFGAIAIYSPFVFVALLLGIWFWPRDLAGREDRQWSCMVAVGATLLSLGINQLIIQVWQRPRPFATHAALVLLPRSPDPSFPSDHATFGFAVAVAIVLAQRRIGLLALALATALAFARVYVGEHYLGDVIAGALIGTVSAILVFRMRPLVLPYLGPILRLARRVRLA; from the coding sequence GTGGACGATCGCCTCTTTCATAGCATTAATGGATTCAATGTCCGGTATGGTGGCATGGACGATGCTTTCGGGGCCATTGCCATATATTCGCCCTTCGTGTTCGTGGCGCTTCTGCTCGGGATATGGTTCTGGCCACGTGATCTTGCTGGACGCGAAGACCGGCAATGGTCATGTATGGTGGCGGTGGGAGCGACGTTACTCTCCTTAGGGATCAATCAACTCATTATCCAGGTCTGGCAGAGGCCACGTCCGTTCGCCACCCATGCTGCCCTTGTCCTTTTGCCCAGGTCGCCGGACCCGTCGTTTCCAAGTGACCATGCGACCTTTGGGTTCGCTGTCGCCGTCGCTATCGTGTTGGCGCAGCGCCGCATTGGCCTCCTCGCGCTTGCACTGGCAACGGCGCTGGCGTTCGCCCGAGTTTATGTTGGCGAGCACTATTTGGGTGATGTGATCGCTGGTGCGCTCATAGGCACGGTCTCGGCAATTCTGGTTTTTCGGATGCGCCCGCTGGTGTTGCCGTACCTAGGCCCAATTTTGCGCTTGGCGAGGCGCGTGCGACTGGCGTAG
- a CDS encoding copper resistance protein CopC yields MSISRRLAVGVAMLILGAGVFSIGSYSIGEAHAEVDRSNPAVGGHVEKLPEEIEIFFTQEINADGTVIEIVGPNGAQVDGGDTTLDLMDPDRKRVTISIKSDAGHGIYTVRWTTQSNEDGEEASGSFEFTVGESMKGTPAASPIASPAASPSGSPTS; encoded by the coding sequence ATGTCTATCAGCCGACGATTGGCGGTAGGGGTCGCGATGTTGATCCTTGGTGCCGGCGTGTTCTCTATCGGAAGCTATTCGATTGGAGAGGCCCATGCGGAGGTCGATCGATCGAACCCGGCTGTAGGGGGGCATGTGGAAAAACTCCCGGAGGAGATTGAGATCTTCTTCACCCAAGAAATCAACGCAGACGGGACCGTCATTGAGATCGTGGGACCCAACGGTGCACAGGTCGATGGGGGCGACACCACGCTTGATCTTATGGATCCAGACCGCAAGCGGGTAACTATTTCGATCAAGAGCGATGCGGGGCATGGTATCTACACCGTCCGCTGGACGACTCAGTCTAATGAGGATGGAGAAGAAGCAAGCGGTAGTTTCGAATTTACCGTTGGTGAGTCGATGAAAGGCACTCCCGCCGCGTCTCCGATCGCAAGTCCTGCTGCATCGCCAAGCGGTAGCCCAACGTCATAG
- a CDS encoding metalloregulator ArsR/SmtB family transcription factor, giving the protein MADVDDLVCEERVVHVDAVRDARRDLPAPRTVVGLVELFSALGDPTRLRIVSSLAARELCVCDIAAAIGQSESAVSHQLRLLRNLGLVRSRREGRRVYYALDDEHVSALYAQAIDHVGHQETQPQQS; this is encoded by the coding sequence TTGGCCGACGTTGACGATCTGGTGTGCGAAGAGCGCGTGGTTCACGTCGATGCGGTTCGTGACGCGAGACGTGATCTGCCGGCTCCGCGCACGGTCGTCGGCTTGGTTGAATTGTTCAGTGCACTGGGCGATCCGACCCGGTTACGTATTGTTTCGTCCCTTGCGGCACGTGAGTTATGCGTTTGCGATATCGCTGCGGCAATTGGGCAAAGTGAATCGGCCGTCTCTCATCAACTGCGATTGCTGCGCAACCTCGGGTTAGTGCGATCGCGTAGGGAAGGACGTCGTGTCTATTACGCGCTTGACGATGAACATGTTTCAGCGCTGTATGCCCAGGCGATCGATCACGTTGGCCATCAGGAAACGCAACCGCAACAATCCTGA
- a CDS encoding CopD family protein — protein sequence MWQSDWGRILIAKVAVMLLVLLLAARHRRWLHRHLESVGVVLRRSVRVEMLLAALVVLGGVLLALSAPPIQSQGDLTSVNLAALLPGTSDSPDVVHLVIDPAVAGENQLRVFVSPADQLNVVSPTVVDRVRVTVTSLTDSSASQQLTLEPDDNGNFVAQGTQFSLDGWWQADVLVRRPGVEDVVVPFYVLLPDPNVNGFDAPPIPSSSSEAQQLVEAAFVQVDSIRSLSYHWRLTSGQGSVATAERRLSVGFDGNPPTSLLKSEGIEILTVGDRTWQRTPGQPWIERTWQDIFPPSEWLAAYDGATGFTLGRQMEVDGQRTRVVTFFVPETEEQIAAWYAFWIDETSGHVVQEVMISRHHYMLYNYSEFDQPVIIAPPDTNSATPQVG from the coding sequence CTGTGGCAGAGCGACTGGGGGCGCATTCTGATCGCCAAAGTTGCCGTCATGCTACTGGTATTGCTGCTCGCGGCTCGCCATCGTCGTTGGTTGCATCGTCACTTGGAGTCTGTTGGTGTGGTTCTCAGGCGTAGCGTCCGAGTGGAGATGCTCTTGGCAGCCCTTGTGGTCTTGGGGGGTGTTCTCCTTGCGCTCTCGGCGCCGCCGATTCAGTCGCAAGGTGATCTTACGTCGGTCAATTTGGCCGCCCTGCTTCCGGGCACCAGCGATTCGCCTGACGTGGTGCATCTGGTCATTGATCCAGCAGTGGCCGGTGAGAATCAGCTTCGGGTTTTTGTCTCCCCGGCCGACCAGCTGAATGTCGTTTCACCGACGGTGGTCGATCGGGTTCGGGTGACCGTGACGAGCCTGACTGACAGCAGCGCCTCTCAACAACTGACCCTCGAGCCCGACGACAACGGCAATTTTGTCGCCCAGGGGACGCAGTTTTCCCTGGATGGATGGTGGCAAGCAGACGTGCTGGTCCGTCGACCAGGTGTTGAGGATGTTGTCGTTCCCTTCTACGTGCTTCTTCCGGATCCAAATGTCAATGGGTTCGACGCACCGCCAATTCCATCCTCCTCTTCAGAAGCCCAACAATTGGTAGAAGCAGCATTCGTCCAAGTCGATAGCATCCGAAGCCTCTCTTACCACTGGCGTCTGACCTCCGGACAAGGATCAGTCGCCACTGCCGAGCGACGGCTCAGTGTCGGGTTTGATGGCAATCCGCCAACCTCCCTCCTCAAGAGCGAGGGCATCGAGATTCTGACCGTTGGTGACCGCACCTGGCAACGCACCCCGGGACAGCCGTGGATCGAACGAACGTGGCAAGACATCTTCCCGCCGTCGGAATGGCTTGCCGCCTACGACGGTGCAACTGGGTTCACGCTTGGCCGCCAGATGGAGGTTGACGGTCAGCGTACGCGGGTCGTGACGTTTTTTGTGCCCGAGACTGAAGAACAGATAGCCGCGTGGTACGCATTTTGGATCGATGAGACGAGCGGCCATGTCGTTCAAGAAGTAATGATTTCTCGGCATCATTACATGCTCTACAACTACTCCGAGTTCGATCAGCCGGTCATTATCGCACCGCCCGATACGAATAGCGCTACGCCACAGGTGGGGTGA
- a CDS encoding L,D-transpeptidase, translating to MDRRISRSDRAARVRATIRKGGSRTLLLALTALLTLPMFPLGASAQDDWAAPRTVYIPETGHTVDGVFLDTWREWGGASAFGNPITPEIEENGRTVQYYEYARFEYVPDDPNGQIVQFGEIGRELKPTTVFRSKPQLWTTGEQNGLEQIADELRAWAPVTGSAAQIPDSPTRRYVTESQHTIQNGFKDFWEATGEASYLGNPVTEEFRRGDATYQIFERGKLSWTSAGGVRMEPVGSILVKQYGLKTEPLPTATDFPAYSEDLFIPPPPPVPQMPSNPGGERWVSVNLSSQYMVAYEGDVAVNETYVSTGRPGFETPTGSFYINSKYEIQDMEGLASGESWYVPEVPHVMYFTDLGHAFHGTYWHSNFGAVMSHGCINLPLWFAEWLYYWAPYGMRVEITY from the coding sequence ATGGACCGCAGGATCAGCCGTAGCGATCGCGCCGCACGAGTTCGTGCAACGATCCGGAAAGGAGGATCCCGCACGCTTCTGCTTGCGTTGACTGCCTTGCTGACGTTGCCGATGTTCCCGCTGGGAGCATCAGCACAGGACGACTGGGCGGCGCCGCGTACGGTGTACATCCCGGAAACCGGACATACGGTCGATGGTGTCTTCCTAGATACCTGGCGGGAGTGGGGCGGCGCTTCGGCGTTCGGGAACCCGATCACTCCGGAAATCGAGGAGAACGGGCGGACGGTGCAGTACTACGAGTACGCTCGGTTCGAGTATGTACCCGACGATCCGAATGGCCAGATCGTGCAGTTCGGCGAGATCGGCCGCGAGCTGAAGCCGACCACGGTGTTCCGGTCCAAGCCGCAGCTCTGGACGACGGGCGAGCAGAACGGACTGGAACAGATTGCGGATGAGCTCCGCGCCTGGGCGCCGGTGACGGGAAGCGCCGCACAGATTCCGGACAGCCCGACCCGCCGGTATGTGACCGAGTCACAGCACACCATTCAAAATGGGTTCAAGGATTTCTGGGAAGCCACGGGTGAGGCGAGCTATCTCGGCAACCCGGTTACCGAGGAGTTTCGCCGCGGTGATGCGACCTACCAGATCTTCGAGCGCGGCAAGCTTTCCTGGACGTCCGCCGGTGGGGTGAGGATGGAGCCGGTCGGCTCGATTCTGGTCAAGCAGTACGGACTGAAAACCGAACCGCTGCCGACGGCGACCGATTTCCCGGCGTACTCCGAGGATCTCTTCATTCCGCCGCCACCGCCGGTGCCGCAGATGCCGTCAAACCCGGGCGGTGAGCGCTGGGTCTCGGTCAATCTGAGCTCGCAGTACATGGTGGCCTATGAAGGCGATGTGGCGGTGAACGAGACGTATGTAAGCACCGGGCGACCGGGCTTCGAAACGCCGACCGGCTCGTTCTACATCAACTCCAAGTACGAGATTCAGGACATGGAGGGACTGGCCAGTGGTGAGAGCTGGTACGTGCCCGAAGTTCCGCATGTCATGTATTTCACTGACTTGGGCCATGCCTTTCACGGAACGTACTGGCATAGCAACTTCGGCGCGGTGATGAGCCATGGGTGCATCAACCTGCCGCTCTGGTTCGCAGAGTGGCTGTACTACTGGGCACCCTACGGAATGCGCGTTGAAATCACCTATTGA
- a CDS encoding cytochrome c biogenesis protein ResB, translated as MAQATLEERGSRNNPLETVVDRIWRFFCSVRAAVIEIAILAILVLIGTLRGSSVPRWIADYVPITEGIVDRWYAWDVFKSIPFMSLLAILTVAITVCTINRAPGIWRTISAPTITTTRGFIRNADVSASAQLAEPIEHAAETYTATLRRMRYRVLTQWQGETLHVYADKNRWAKLATFPFHLALILILIGGIVGGRYGFREMEFIIPEGEVRDVGHGTGLSVELVNFSDSWREDGIPASYRSDLVLYKNGEEIKRESITVNNPMTYRTVSFYQTSYGQAALMRVTDKDGNLLFEDSVDLGIYRSTINPDAPAGIIQLPNVNTQLNIISPDEDRPNLPELDNLNLQSGQMYVQLREVGPGASAELPDTVLTQGSPAKLGDLTVEFVRESRFTLLQVGSNPGIPIFWAAALLLVGGLAITFYFPHRRIRAIFDRGEDPDTSQVSLAPLAKRDWSGQRDFRRAVDAISKRFETPVEIRERPDSER; from the coding sequence ATGGCGCAAGCAACCCTGGAGGAACGCGGCTCGCGGAACAATCCGCTGGAAACCGTGGTAGACCGCATCTGGCGCTTCTTCTGCTCCGTGCGTGCGGCAGTCATTGAAATCGCCATTTTGGCAATCCTGGTCCTGATCGGCACCTTACGCGGCAGTTCAGTGCCACGCTGGATCGCTGATTACGTGCCGATCACTGAAGGGATCGTCGATCGTTGGTACGCATGGGATGTCTTCAAGTCGATCCCATTCATGTCCCTGCTGGCGATCCTGACCGTTGCCATCACCGTCTGCACAATCAACCGGGCACCCGGTATATGGCGCACGATCAGCGCTCCGACGATCACCACTACCCGCGGATTCATTCGCAACGCAGATGTCTCCGCTTCCGCGCAGCTTGCCGAGCCAATCGAACATGCCGCTGAAACCTACACGGCCACGCTTCGACGCATGCGGTATCGGGTCCTCACCCAGTGGCAGGGCGAGACGCTCCATGTGTATGCCGACAAAAATCGCTGGGCCAAGCTCGCCACATTCCCGTTTCATCTGGCGCTCATTCTCATCCTGATCGGCGGCATCGTGGGGGGCAGGTACGGGTTCCGCGAAATGGAATTCATCATCCCGGAGGGTGAGGTGCGAGATGTCGGGCACGGCACCGGGCTGAGCGTTGAGTTAGTGAACTTCAGCGATTCCTGGCGGGAGGATGGGATTCCTGCGAGTTATCGCAGCGATCTGGTGCTCTACAAGAATGGTGAGGAGATCAAGCGCGAATCGATCACTGTCAACAATCCAATGACCTATCGCACCGTGAGTTTCTATCAGACGAGTTACGGGCAAGCGGCGCTTATGCGCGTGACCGACAAGGACGGCAACCTCCTCTTCGAAGACTCGGTCGATCTCGGCATCTATCGATCCACCATAAATCCTGATGCCCCGGCCGGAATCATCCAGCTTCCCAACGTGAATACCCAGCTCAACATCATCTCGCCAGACGAAGACCGGCCCAATCTGCCAGAGCTCGACAACCTTAATCTCCAAAGTGGGCAGATGTATGTGCAACTTCGGGAAGTTGGGCCGGGAGCATCCGCCGAGCTGCCGGATACCGTTCTGACTCAAGGATCTCCAGCAAAGCTCGGAGATCTAACCGTCGAGTTCGTGCGGGAGAGCCGCTTCACGCTGTTACAAGTCGGCAGCAACCCCGGTATTCCTATCTTCTGGGCAGCGGCGCTTCTGCTCGTCGGCGGCCTCGCCATCACCTTTTACTTTCCGCACCGCCGCATTCGAGCAATTTTCGACCGGGGGGAGGATCCGGACACATCGCAGGTGTCGCTGGCGCCACTCGCCAAACGAGACTGGTCGGGCCAGCGCGATTTCCGGCGGGCTGTTGATGCGATCTCGAAACGATTCGAAACACCGGTCGAAATCCGAGAGCGGCCCGATTCCGAGCGCTAA